The following coding sequences lie in one Chloroflexota bacterium genomic window:
- a CDS encoding thioredoxin domain-containing protein, giving the protein MSDTQFTNRLAHETSPYLRQHAHNPVDWYPWGPEALERARRADKPILLSIGYAACHWCHVMAHESFEDEATARYMNEHFVNIKVDREERPDIDAIYMQAVQTISGHGGWPMTMFLQPDGKPFYGGTYYPPAPRHGLPSFRQVLESIASAYEKRKETVAQTAAELMQRLQSQAQVQMKREDLNRLILDDAVVSFEQSFDRVHGGFGGAPKFPQPMNLEFILRAHHRTRYPGALAIVEQTLQGMARGGMYDQIGGGFHRYSVDAQWLVPHFEKMLYDNAQLARVYLHAFQATGNPFYAQIVAETLDYVAREMTHPDGGFYATQDADSEGVEGKFYVWTPDEIAAVLGRDDARIVCAYYDVTEAGNFEEHNILNVPQDAEAVARELKLPVERLRAVVAAAKPKLYAARAQRIWPGRDEKVLTAWNGMMLCAFAEASRVLDRADYRQIAERNAEFVLRTLSAPGDGPRRLLRTWKDGQAKLNAYLEDYANLADGFITLYEATFDARWLADARSLAAAMIARFWSDATGGFYDTSDDHETLITRPRDLFDNATPSGGSVAAGVLLKLAAIDGDEDASRRVVESLKGVSMLMRRYPSGFGQWLGVLDFYLAQPREIALLGDAGSAALQSLAAAVFRPYLPNRIILHAPDEQGATAYPLLEGKTLFGGRATAYVCEHYVCQAPVTDPRELEEQLRA; this is encoded by the coding sequence ATGAGCGACACGCAATTCACCAACCGGCTGGCCCATGAGACCAGCCCGTATCTGCGCCAGCACGCGCACAATCCGGTCGACTGGTACCCGTGGGGGCCGGAGGCGTTGGAGCGCGCGCGCCGCGCGGACAAGCCGATCCTGTTGAGCATCGGCTACGCGGCCTGCCACTGGTGCCACGTCATGGCGCACGAGTCGTTCGAGGACGAGGCGACCGCGCGTTATATGAACGAGCACTTCGTCAATATCAAGGTCGACCGCGAAGAGCGTCCCGACATCGATGCCATCTACATGCAGGCGGTGCAGACGATCAGCGGGCACGGCGGCTGGCCGATGACGATGTTCCTGCAGCCGGACGGCAAGCCGTTCTACGGCGGCACCTACTACCCGCCCGCGCCGCGCCACGGCTTGCCGTCGTTCCGGCAGGTGCTGGAGAGCATCGCCTCCGCGTACGAGAAGCGCAAGGAAACGGTCGCGCAGACGGCGGCCGAGCTGATGCAGCGGCTGCAGTCACAGGCGCAGGTCCAAATGAAACGCGAGGATCTGAACCGGCTGATTCTCGACGATGCGGTGGTGTCGTTCGAGCAGAGTTTCGACCGCGTGCATGGCGGCTTTGGCGGCGCGCCGAAGTTCCCGCAGCCGATGAACCTGGAGTTCATTCTGCGCGCGCATCACCGCACGCGCTATCCCGGCGCGCTGGCGATCGTCGAGCAGACGCTGCAGGGCATGGCGCGCGGCGGTATGTACGACCAGATCGGCGGCGGGTTCCACCGCTACTCCGTGGACGCGCAGTGGCTGGTGCCGCACTTCGAGAAGATGCTGTACGACAACGCACAGTTGGCGCGCGTCTATTTGCACGCGTTCCAGGCGACCGGCAATCCGTTCTACGCGCAAATCGTCGCCGAGACGCTCGACTACGTGGCGCGCGAAATGACGCACCCGGACGGCGGTTTCTACGCGACGCAGGACGCCGACAGCGAGGGCGTCGAGGGCAAGTTCTACGTCTGGACGCCGGATGAGATCGCGGCGGTGCTCGGGCGCGACGACGCGCGCATTGTGTGCGCCTACTACGACGTGACGGAGGCCGGCAACTTCGAGGAGCACAACATCCTGAATGTCCCGCAGGACGCGGAGGCCGTTGCGCGCGAGTTGAAACTGCCGGTCGAGCGGCTGCGCGCGGTGGTCGCCGCGGCGAAGCCGAAGCTGTACGCGGCGCGCGCGCAACGCATCTGGCCCGGCCGCGACGAGAAGGTGTTGACCGCATGGAACGGCATGATGCTCTGCGCGTTCGCCGAGGCATCGCGCGTGCTGGATCGCGCCGACTACCGACAGATTGCCGAGCGCAATGCGGAGTTCGTCTTGCGCACCCTGAGTGCGCCTGGCGATGGCCCGCGCCGGCTGCTGCGCACATGGAAGGATGGGCAGGCCAAGCTCAACGCCTACCTTGAGGACTACGCCAATCTGGCGGACGGTTTCATAACCTTGTACGAGGCGACGTTCGATGCGCGCTGGCTGGCCGATGCGCGTTCGCTGGCGGCAGCGATGATTGCGCGCTTCTGGAGCGACGCGACCGGCGGCTTCTATGACACCAGCGACGATCATGAAACGCTGATCACCCGCCCGCGCGACCTGTTTGACAACGCCACGCCATCGGGCGGCTCGGTGGCGGCGGGCGTCCTGCTGAAACTGGCTGCGATCGACGGCGATGAGGATGCGTCGCGTCGCGTTGTCGAGTCGCTGAAGGGCGTCAGCATGTTGATGCGCCGCTACCCCAGCGGGTTCGGGCAGTGGCTCGGCGTGCTGGACTTCTATCTCGCGCAGCCGCGCGAGATCGCCTTGCTGGGCGACGCCGGCTCTGCCGCGCTGCAGTCGCTGGCGGCGGCCGTGTTTCGGCCGTATCTGCCGAACCGGATCATCCTGCACGCGCCGGATGAGCAGGGCGCAACGGCATACCCGTTGCTGGAAGGCAAAACATTGTTCGGAGGCCGCGCAACGGCTTATGTCTGCGAGCACTACGTCTGCCAGGCGCCAGTGACCGACCCGCGCGAACTCGAAGAACAGTTGCGTGCCTGA
- a CDS encoding SRPBCC family protein, whose translation MSISTHAGIAEREIVTTRIFDAPRDIVFAAWIDPQHIGQWWGPNGFTITTERMDVRPGGEWVFVMHGPDGTDYPNRIVYAVIERPGKLVYKHDSGDENEPRQFVTTVTFAEQSGKTVLTMRALFKTAAERDSVVREHNAIEGGNQTLGRLAAYLAASR comes from the coding sequence ATGAGCATATCCACCCACGCAGGCATCGCCGAGCGCGAGATCGTCACCACGCGCATCTTCGACGCGCCGCGCGACATTGTATTCGCGGCGTGGATCGACCCGCAGCACATCGGGCAGTGGTGGGGCCCGAACGGCTTCACGATCACGACCGAGCGGATGGATGTGCGCCCCGGCGGCGAGTGGGTGTTCGTGATGCACGGCCCGGACGGCACCGACTACCCGAACCGGATCGTCTATGCAGTGATCGAGCGGCCGGGCAAACTGGTCTACAAGCACGACTCGGGCGACGAGAACGAGCCGAGGCAGTTTGTGACCACCGTAACGTTTGCCGAGCAGTCTGGCAAGACCGTGCTGACGATGCGCGCTCTTTTCAAGACGGCTGCGGAGCGCGACAGCGTGGTCAGGGAACACAACGCCATCGAGGGCGGCAATCAGACACTGGGACGGCTGGCAGCCTACCTGGCGGCGAGTCGGTGA
- a CDS encoding AbrB/MazE/SpoVT family DNA-binding domain-containing protein, with amino-acid sequence MRLGQRYLTAMHTRIDGHGRITIPEPIRRQLGIVPNTLITVEVVEESRRIVLTPITRARIHRLRGKYKDRGLLKAWMQARDGDRKKERV; translated from the coding sequence TTGCGACTCGGCCAAAGGTACCTGACCGCGATGCATACACGCATTGACGGTCACGGCCGTATTACAATACCGGAGCCAATTCGGCGCCAATTGGGAATCGTGCCGAACACGCTGATCACAGTCGAGGTGGTCGAAGAATCGCGCCGCATCGTATTGACGCCAATCACGCGCGCCCGCATCCATAGGCTGAGAGGCAAATACAAAGATCGTGGCCTGCTGAAGGCATGGATGCAAGCGCGAGACGGAGACCGCAAGAAGGAACGCGTCTGA
- a CDS encoding polyisoprenoid-binding protein, producing MTHWKPDYSHTQIMFSVKHMMISTVRGQFDKFTIDADINEQDVAKSSLTVVIDPASINTKFEQRDTHLKSPDFFHTDVHPEIVFKSTKGVHISDTHGKLIGDLTIKGVTKPLELDVDFLGRVKTPWGTESAGFSAKGKINRAEWGLTWNAVLEAGGMMVGEDILLDVEAEFAKPVVQPAAADSTKPVAQPVAA from the coding sequence ATGACCCATTGGAAGCCGGATTACAGCCACACGCAGATTATGTTTTCGGTCAAGCACATGATGATCTCGACGGTGCGCGGCCAGTTCGACAAATTCACGATCGATGCCGATATCAACGAGCAGGACGTCGCGAAGTCGTCTCTGACGGTCGTGATCGACCCGGCGAGCATCAACACGAAATTCGAGCAGCGCGATACGCACCTGAAGTCGCCGGACTTCTTCCACACCGACGTGCACCCGGAGATCGTGTTCAAGAGCACGAAGGGCGTTCACATCAGCGACACGCATGGCAAGTTGATCGGCGACCTGACGATCAAGGGCGTGACCAAGCCGCTCGAACTCGACGTGGACTTCCTGGGCCGCGTGAAGACCCCGTGGGGCACCGAGAGCGCGGGCTTCAGCGCCAAGGGCAAGATCAACCGCGCAGAGTGGGGCCTGACCTGGAACGCGGTGCTGGAAGCCGGTGGCATGATGGTCGGCGAGGACATCCTGCTCGACGTCGAGGCCGAGTTCGCCAAGCCGGTCGTGCAGCCAGCCGCGGCCGATTCCACCAAGCCGGTTGCGCAGCCCGTCGCGGCGTAA
- a CDS encoding SRPBCC family protein, producing the protein MSMTEIKVEPGKHEIIMIRELDAPLALVYRAFTDPQAIPHWWGPRYLTTTVEQMDVRPGGQWRFVQRAPGGSVHAFHGVYHAVTPDRGTVQTFEYEGVPGHVAMETLVLEDLGDRTRVIEQSVFQSVADRDGMVAEGMELGVRESTDRMAELLLTMGAPAGRNR; encoded by the coding sequence ATGAGCATGACCGAGATCAAGGTTGAACCGGGCAAGCACGAGATCATTATGATTCGCGAACTTGACGCGCCGCTCGCGCTCGTCTACAGAGCGTTCACCGACCCGCAGGCCATTCCGCACTGGTGGGGGCCGCGCTACCTGACGACCACCGTCGAGCAGATGGACGTGCGGCCCGGCGGGCAGTGGCGCTTCGTGCAGCGCGCCCCGGGCGGCAGCGTGCACGCCTTCCACGGCGTCTATCACGCCGTCACCCCGGACCGGGGAACCGTGCAGACGTTCGAGTACGAGGGCGTGCCGGGTCACGTGGCGATGGAAACGCTCGTGCTGGAAGATCTGGGCGACCGCACCCGCGTGATTGAGCAATCTGTCTTCCAGTCCGTCGCCGACCGCGACGGGATGGTCGCCGAGGGCATGGAACTTGGCGTGCGCGAATCGACGGATCGCATGGCCGAACTGCTTCTGACGATGGGGGCGCCGGCCGGGAGGAACCGATGA
- the pdxH gene encoding pyridoxamine 5'-phosphate oxidase encodes MERDRTMTNTPSNPLDVSKVDPNPLAQLNRWLDEAFAFGIEEPNAMSVATATHDGRPSTRMVLMRGMDARGIVFYTNYQSRKGGELAQNPHAALLFYWPPMHRQVRIDGTVTRTTAAESDEYFQSRPAGSRISALASQQSAVLESRAVIEERVRALQAQHGDNAPRPDHWGGYRVNPEMFEFWQAGEYRLHDRVRYLREPGGAWRIERLSP; translated from the coding sequence ATGGAGCGAGATCGCACGATGACCAACACACCCAGCAACCCCCTCGACGTTAGCAAAGTTGACCCCAACCCGCTGGCGCAACTGAACCGATGGCTTGACGAGGCGTTTGCCTTCGGCATTGAGGAGCCCAACGCCATGAGTGTCGCGACCGCGACACACGACGGGCGCCCCTCCACGCGCATGGTGCTCATGCGCGGTATGGACGCGCGCGGCATCGTCTTCTACACGAACTACCAGAGCCGCAAAGGCGGCGAACTGGCGCAGAACCCGCACGCCGCGCTGCTGTTCTACTGGCCGCCCATGCACCGCCAGGTGCGGATCGACGGCACAGTCACGCGGACCACGGCCGCCGAATCCGACGAGTACTTCCAGAGCCGCCCGGCCGGCAGCCGCATCTCGGCGCTGGCCTCGCAGCAGAGCGCGGTGCTGGAAAGCCGCGCGGTGATCGAGGAGCGCGTCCGCGCGCTGCAGGCGCAGCACGGCGACAACGCGCCGCGGCCGGATCACTGGGGCGGCTACCGCGTGAACCCGGAGATGTTCGAGTTCTGGCAGGCCGGTGAGTACCGGCTGCACGACCGGGTGCGCTACCTGCGCGAGCCCGGCGGCGCCTGGCGCATCGAGCGGCTGTCGCCATAG
- a CDS encoding dihydrofolate reductase family protein has product MRKVIVSEFVTIDGVMEDPGGADKSAYGGWSMPFWNDEIAKYKTDEFYAADALLLGRVTYQGFAAAWPAMGGDGGYGDRMNNLPKYVATTTLTEFAWNNSRRIAGAVAAAVAALKQQPGMDILVFGSCGLIQTLAKHNLVDEYRLMIHPVVVGGGRRVFGDGLARQTMELVESKTLGKGVVVLTYRPGA; this is encoded by the coding sequence ATGCGTAAAGTGATCGTATCCGAATTTGTCACCATCGATGGCGTGATGGAAGACCCCGGCGGCGCGGATAAGTCCGCCTACGGCGGCTGGAGCATGCCGTTCTGGAACGACGAGATCGCCAAATACAAGACCGACGAGTTTTATGCCGCAGATGCACTGCTGCTGGGGCGCGTCACTTATCAGGGCTTTGCGGCGGCCTGGCCGGCGATGGGCGGCGACGGCGGCTACGGTGACCGGATGAACAACCTGCCGAAGTACGTCGCGACGACGACGCTGACGGAATTCGCCTGGAACAACTCGCGGCGGATCGCGGGCGCCGTGGCCGCGGCGGTCGCCGCGCTCAAGCAGCAGCCCGGCATGGACATCCTGGTATTCGGAAGCTGCGGCCTGATCCAGACGCTGGCGAAGCACAATCTGGTTGACGAGTACCGGTTGATGATTCACCCAGTGGTCGTCGGCGGCGGCAGGCGCGTCTTCGGCGACGGCCTCGCACGGCAGACTATGGAACTGGTCGAATCGAAAACGCTCGGCAAGGGCGTCGTCGTGCTGACGTACCGGCCGGGAGCGTGA
- a CDS encoding aminopeptidase P family protein, with product MAIASTSIKIDRAEFSTRAEQLKGYIQQEKLSGVALFDNYHILYYSGFAFIPTERPIAWMMNAKGEQGMFVPRLELEHAKANVQGGRVDNYLEYPDNPHPMTLFKQMLAEMGFGGRVGADNDGYPWILGYRGPALTEMLGCTYVNVNPFVEDMMALKSPAELALIRESVKWGHLAHVLLQRYTKVGVTETEVSLRAGNEATLAMMDTIGPIYRALGYGRSGPSAGYRGQIGRNAAIPHALANNIVFQAGDVLVTGAGCPMWGYQSELERTMIIGAPSDDQRLFFDHMLQAQQTALNAMKPGVKCSDVDRAVRKFYEDNDLKPYWKHHSGHAIGLRYHEGPFLDIGDDTVLREGMVFTVEPGLYAPELGGYRHSDTVAITAGGIEMMTYYPRDLESLTIAG from the coding sequence ATGGCTATTGCCAGCACATCGATCAAGATCGACCGCGCCGAGTTCAGCACGCGCGCGGAGCAGTTGAAGGGCTATATCCAGCAGGAAAAGCTGTCTGGCGTCGCCCTGTTCGACAACTACCACATTCTCTACTACTCCGGCTTCGCGTTTATTCCCACCGAGCGGCCGATCGCGTGGATGATGAACGCAAAGGGCGAGCAGGGCATGTTCGTGCCGCGCCTGGAACTGGAGCACGCCAAGGCGAACGTGCAGGGCGGCCGGGTGGACAACTACCTCGAATACCCCGACAACCCGCACCCGATGACGCTGTTCAAGCAGATGCTGGCCGAGATGGGCTTCGGCGGCCGCGTCGGCGCGGACAACGACGGCTACCCGTGGATCCTTGGCTATCGCGGCCCGGCGCTGACCGAAATGCTCGGCTGCACCTACGTCAACGTCAACCCGTTCGTCGAGGACATGATGGCGCTCAAGAGCCCGGCCGAGCTCGCGCTGATCCGCGAGAGCGTCAAGTGGGGGCACCTGGCGCACGTGCTCTTGCAGCGCTATACGAAGGTCGGCGTGACCGAGACCGAAGTGAGCCTGCGGGCTGGCAACGAGGCGACGCTGGCAATGATGGACACGATCGGACCGATCTACCGCGCGCTCGGCTATGGCCGCAGCGGACCCAGCGCGGGCTACCGCGGCCAGATCGGGCGCAACGCGGCGATCCCGCATGCGCTGGCGAATAACATCGTCTTCCAGGCGGGCGACGTGCTGGTGACCGGCGCGGGCTGCCCGATGTGGGGCTACCAGTCGGAACTGGAGCGCACGATGATCATCGGCGCGCCGAGCGACGACCAGCGGCTGTTCTTCGACCACATGCTGCAGGCCCAGCAGACTGCGCTGAATGCGATGAAGCCGGGCGTCAAGTGCAGCGACGTGGACCGCGCGGTGCGCAAATTCTACGAGGACAACGACCTCAAGCCGTACTGGAAGCACCACAGCGGCCACGCGATCGGTCTGCGCTACCACGAGGGCCCGTTCCTCGACATCGGCGACGACACGGTGCTGAGAGAGGGCATGGTCTTCACGGTCGAGCCGGGCCTGTACGCGCCGGAGCTCGGCGGCTACCGTCACTCCGACACGGTCGCCATCACGGCCGGCGGCATTGAGATGATGACCTACTACCCGCGCGACCTGGAGAGCCTGACGATCGCGGGGTAG
- a CDS encoding winged helix-turn-helix transcriptional regulator: MLTTITVDSLSSTLAALSDPTRRAILERLATGEATVTELAQPFAMSLPAISRHLKVLERAGLIERGREAQWRPCRLKAEPLKDVSDWVERYRSNWEERFDRLDDYLKKIQSEGEKKDEHSK; the protein is encoded by the coding sequence ATGTTAACCACAATAACCGTTGATTCATTGAGTTCCACGCTCGCCGCCCTGTCCGATCCGACCCGCCGGGCGATTCTGGAGCGGTTGGCCACCGGCGAAGCGACCGTCACCGAGCTGGCACAGCCGTTCGCGATGAGCCTGCCTGCGATCTCGCGGCACCTGAAGGTGCTGGAGCGCGCCGGTCTGATCGAGCGCGGCCGCGAGGCGCAGTGGCGCCCCTGCCGCCTGAAGGCCGAGCCGCTGAAAGATGTGTCCGACTGGGTCGAACGGTACCGCAGCAACTGGGAAGAGCGCTTCGACCGGTTGGACGACTATCTGAAGAAAATCCAATCCGAGGGAGAGAAGAAGGATGAGCACAGTAAGTAA
- a CDS encoding MFS transporter: MTVPTAPPPTFAATFRSLLRRDVLAICYLIFMADLVAGMLSSTFSLYAQSLGATFAVIGALSSVVGITQMFISVPIGLASDRSGRKRVLVLGMAVMGIATALFAAAPDVLWLFAGRILLGVAFVSTFQIGVAALGDVVTPAERGLAYGMYTTTMGVGFALGPQVATLITAQAGMPAAYALASLVSVAGALIGWRLLPEPQRPSEIGTLRAPVSMWDAMRAMLANPHLVAGSLANLLINTIFNGAVSNFFPVYVAEMGSTQAAVNTMFSARAVGSTCARFPSGALTTRIAPRRMIMAALFIALGAVGLMSIGADPWLLGLLLVAEGVAFGMHLPSGQAFCAEQSTAATRGQVVGGYSMTGSLGSALAPLVMGLVAEWWGVRAVFPFTAALIVGGLVLIFVLFRRPAPNA, encoded by the coding sequence ATGACCGTTCCGACCGCTCCACCGCCGACGTTCGCCGCTACGTTCCGCTCGCTGTTGCGCCGCGATGTGCTCGCCATATGCTATCTGATCTTTATGGCCGACCTCGTCGCCGGCATGCTCTCGTCCACCTTCTCGCTCTACGCGCAGAGTCTGGGCGCGACGTTTGCCGTTATCGGCGCGCTCAGCAGCGTGGTCGGCATCACGCAAATGTTCATCTCGGTGCCGATCGGGCTGGCTTCGGACCGCAGCGGGCGCAAGCGCGTGCTCGTGCTCGGCATGGCGGTCATGGGCATCGCGACCGCGCTGTTTGCCGCCGCGCCCGACGTGCTCTGGCTGTTTGCGGGGCGCATCCTGCTCGGCGTCGCATTCGTCTCGACGTTTCAGATCGGCGTCGCCGCGCTCGGCGACGTGGTGACCCCGGCTGAGCGCGGACTGGCGTACGGCATGTATACGACCACGATGGGCGTGGGGTTTGCGCTGGGGCCGCAGGTCGCCACGCTGATCACGGCCCAGGCCGGGATGCCGGCGGCCTACGCCTTGGCGTCGCTGGTGTCGGTCGCCGGCGCACTAATCGGCTGGCGGTTGCTGCCCGAACCGCAGCGGCCCAGTGAAATCGGCACCCTGCGCGCGCCGGTTTCGATGTGGGATGCCATGCGCGCCATGCTGGCTAACCCGCACCTGGTGGCGGGCAGCCTGGCCAACCTGCTGATCAACACGATCTTCAACGGCGCGGTGAGCAACTTCTTTCCCGTCTACGTCGCCGAGATGGGATCGACCCAGGCGGCGGTCAACACGATGTTCTCGGCGCGCGCCGTGGGCTCGACCTGCGCGCGCTTCCCGAGCGGCGCGCTGACGACGCGCATCGCGCCGCGCCGCATGATTATGGCGGCGCTGTTTATCGCCCTGGGGGCGGTCGGCCTGATGAGCATCGGCGCCGATCCGTGGCTGCTTGGCCTGCTGCTGGTCGCGGAAGGCGTCGCGTTCGGCATGCACCTGCCGTCGGGGCAGGCGTTCTGTGCCGAGCAGTCGACGGCGGCGACGCGCGGACAGGTCGTCGGTGGCTACAGCATGACCGGCAGCCTGGGCAGTGCGCTGGCGCCGCTTGTCATGGGTTTGGTCGCGGAGTGGTGGGGCGTGCGCGCCGTCTTCCCGTTCACCGCCGCGCTGATTGTCGGCGGCCTCGTGCTTATCTTCGTGCTGTTCCGCCGCCCGGCGCCCAACGCCTGA
- a CDS encoding SRPBCC domain-containing protein, which yields MSTVSKGAAPTDGQAFQLTRVFDAPRELVFRAFTEREHLFHWWGPKGFVMLACDVDLRPGGLFRYGMRAPNGAEMWGRLVFREIVSPERIVFINSFTDAAGTPIRHPMEPNWPLEVLSTLTFSEHDGKTVLTSTSVPFNATETEARIFEAASKSMEAGFKGTYGQLDAYLASLRTA from the coding sequence ATGAGCACAGTAAGTAAAGGCGCCGCACCGACCGACGGGCAGGCGTTCCAGTTGACCCGCGTCTTCGACGCGCCGCGCGAACTCGTTTTCCGGGCGTTCACCGAGCGCGAGCACCTGTTCCACTGGTGGGGTCCGAAAGGTTTCGTCATGCTGGCCTGCGACGTCGATCTGCGGCCGGGCGGACTCTTCCGCTACGGCATGCGCGCGCCGAACGGCGCCGAAATGTGGGGCCGCTTGGTGTTCCGCGAGATTGTGTCGCCAGAACGGATCGTCTTCATCAACTCGTTTACCGATGCGGCGGGCACTCCGATCCGGCATCCGATGGAGCCGAACTGGCCGCTGGAAGTGCTGTCCACCCTGACGTTCAGCGAGCATGACGGCAAGACCGTCCTCACCAGCACCAGTGTTCCGTTCAACGCGACGGAGACCGAGGCCCGGATCTTCGAAGCGGCCAGCAAATCCATGGAGGCGGGCTTCAAGGGCACTTACGGCCAACTGGACGCCTATCTGGCTTCGTTGCGCACAGCCTGA
- a CDS encoding dihydrofolate reductase: MRNVIFQMAVSLDGYFEGPHHELDWHRVDDEFNAYAIDLLNRVDALLFGRVTYELMASYWPTPAALEDDPQVARRMNSLPKLVFSRTLERADWQNTRLVKTDAAAEVSRLKQQPGKDVAIFGSSDLALALMPDRLINEYRIFITPVVLGRGKPLFAGITERHTLALRSSRVFRSGLVCLTYAPASLV, translated from the coding sequence ATGCGCAACGTCATCTTTCAAATGGCGGTGTCGCTCGACGGTTACTTCGAAGGGCCGCACCATGAGCTTGACTGGCACCGGGTGGATGACGAGTTCAACGCCTATGCGATCGACCTGCTGAACCGCGTTGACGCGCTGCTGTTCGGGCGCGTGACGTATGAACTGATGGCGAGCTACTGGCCCACCCCGGCCGCTCTCGAGGACGACCCGCAGGTGGCGCGCCGAATGAACAGCCTGCCCAAGCTCGTCTTCTCGCGGACGCTGGAACGCGCCGATTGGCAGAACACGCGGCTGGTCAAAACCGATGCCGCCGCCGAAGTGTCGCGACTCAAGCAACAGCCTGGCAAGGACGTCGCGATCTTCGGCAGTTCCGATCTGGCGCTGGCGCTGATGCCCGACCGCCTGATCAACGAATACCGCATCTTTATCACTCCGGTCGTGCTCGGTAGGGGCAAACCGTTGTTTGCCGGCATCACGGAGCGACATACGCTGGCATTGCGCAGCAGCAGGGTCTTCAGATCGGGTCTCGTCTGTCTTACCTATGCGCCCGCCAGTCTAGTCTGA
- a CDS encoding aminotransferase class III-fold pyridoxal phosphate-dependent enzyme: MTQPKLHEAVADHTWLHFYQMQNLIDQPPLVITRGEGSTVYDQHGKAYIDALAGLFCVNAGYGRKEIADAMYAQALKIHYVSSFSYPNEPAVQVAEQLAERAPIVGNRDARVFFVSGGSEAVESALKISKQYQRARGFAGRYKTISRRLAYHGTTMGALSVTGLSGVRAPFEPLVPGARHVPMALEYRCPYCARESQCNLSCVREIEALVEQEGAETIAAIILEPVQNSGGCIVPAPDYYRRVRELCDRTGIVMIMDEVICGFGRVGHWFGTEHWNVKADIITCAKGLTSGYSPLGAAIVRKDIADTFLGAESKKFMHGITFGGHPVSAAAALANLAIIERENLPQRAQESGAYLIGALREALDHQKIVGDIRGLGLFIGIELVKDKATRESLHGEANMAWLSDQLLANGVICRADDRLDPVIQLSPPLVITKEEIDRVVSVLDDVIGRLETRV; this comes from the coding sequence ATGACCCAGCCCAAGCTGCATGAAGCCGTTGCCGACCATACCTGGCTGCATTTCTACCAGATGCAGAACCTGATCGACCAGCCGCCGCTCGTCATCACGCGCGGCGAGGGTTCCACCGTGTATGACCAGCACGGCAAAGCGTATATCGACGCGCTGGCCGGCCTGTTCTGCGTGAACGCCGGCTATGGCCGCAAAGAGATCGCCGACGCCATGTACGCGCAGGCGCTCAAGATCCACTACGTCTCGTCGTTCAGCTATCCGAATGAGCCGGCCGTGCAGGTGGCCGAGCAGTTGGCGGAGCGCGCGCCGATCGTCGGCAACCGTGACGCGCGCGTGTTCTTTGTCAGCGGCGGCAGCGAGGCGGTCGAGTCGGCGCTGAAGATCAGCAAGCAGTACCAGCGCGCGCGCGGCTTCGCGGGGCGCTACAAGACGATCTCGCGGCGGCTGGCCTACCACGGCACGACGATGGGCGCGCTGTCGGTGACCGGTCTGAGCGGCGTGCGCGCACCGTTCGAGCCGCTGGTGCCCGGCGCGCGGCACGTGCCGATGGCGCTGGAGTACCGCTGCCCGTACTGCGCGCGCGAGTCGCAGTGCAACCTGTCGTGCGTGCGCGAGATCGAGGCGCTCGTCGAGCAGGAGGGCGCCGAGACGATCGCGGCGATCATCCTGGAGCCGGTGCAGAACTCCGGCGGCTGCATCGTGCCCGCGCCCGACTACTACCGCCGCGTGCGTGAGCTGTGCGACCGCACCGGCATCGTCATGATCATGGACGAGGTCATCTGCGGCTTTGGCCGCGTTGGGCACTGGTTCGGCACCGAGCACTGGAACGTCAAAGCCGACATCATCACCTGCGCCAAGGGCCTGACCTCGGGCTACTCGCCGCTCGGTGCGGCGATCGTGCGCAAGGATATCGCCGACACGTTCCTGGGCGCGGAGTCGAAGAAGTTCATGCACGGCATCACGTTCGGCGGGCATCCGGTCAGCGCGGCCGCGGCGCTGGCCAACCTGGCAATCATCGAGCGCGAGAACCTGCCGCAGCGCGCGCAGGAGTCCGGCGCGTACCTGATCGGCGCGCTGCGCGAGGCGCTCGACCACCAGAAAATCGTGGGCGACATTCGCGGGCTGGGCCTGTTCATCGGCATCGAACTGGTCAAGGACAAGGCGACCCGCGAGTCGCTGCACGGCGAGGCCAACATGGCGTGGCTGTCCGACCAGTTGCTGGCGAACGGCGTCATCTGCCGCGCCGACGACCGGCTGGATCCGGTGATCCAGTTGTCGCCGCCGCTGGTCATTACGAAAGAGGAGATCGACCGCGTCGTCAGCGTACTCGACGACGTCATCGGCCGCCTGGAGACGCGCGTCTGA